The Nostoc sp. 'Lobaria pulmonaria (5183) cyanobiont' genome window below encodes:
- a CDS encoding TldD/PmbA family protein: MGSENLSQDTLAEQLLELAIKSGAEAAEVYQSRSLSRPVFFEANRLKQLETNQSEGTALRLWRNGCPGLTVAYGSVLAEIMVEKALALSQLNQPETVELGFNFQPSYPDLGESLPIEVLVDWGKEAIALIRDAYPDVVCNGDWECDIETTRLVNTKGLDCHYTDTTLSCYVSAEWVRGDDFLSVADGQTNRGELDPERLANQILQRLIWARENISPPTGRVPILFTSKAADMLWGTVQAALNGKRVLEAASPWAERLGKKVVAPSLTIYQDPEAGPYSCPFDDEGTPTQSLVFIQNGTLQHFYGDRTTGSQLGTNTTGNGFRPGLGSYPTPGLFNFLIQPGSASLPDLIQQLDNGLIVDQMLGGGGSISGDFSINVDLGYRVQNGQVIGRVKDTMVAGNVYTALKQLVTLGNDVDWNGSCYTPSLIVEGLSTTGRSN; this comes from the coding sequence ATGGGTTCTGAAAATTTATCACAAGATACACTAGCCGAACAGTTGCTGGAACTAGCTATAAAATCTGGAGCAGAAGCTGCTGAGGTGTATCAGTCGCGATCGCTTTCTCGTCCCGTGTTTTTTGAGGCAAACCGGCTCAAACAGCTAGAAACTAACCAATCTGAAGGTACAGCACTACGGCTTTGGCGAAACGGGTGTCCGGGACTGACGGTGGCTTACGGTTCTGTCTTAGCTGAAATAATGGTGGAAAAAGCTCTGGCTCTGAGTCAACTAAATCAACCGGAAACTGTAGAATTAGGCTTTAACTTTCAGCCCTCCTACCCCGATTTAGGAGAAAGTTTACCGATAGAGGTTTTGGTGGACTGGGGCAAAGAAGCGATCGCACTCATCCGTGATGCCTATCCCGATGTTGTATGCAATGGTGACTGGGAATGTGATATTGAAACCACTAGACTAGTCAACACCAAAGGTTTAGATTGTCACTATACTGATACTACTCTCAGCTGCTATGTATCAGCAGAATGGGTGCGTGGTGATGATTTTTTAAGTGTTGCTGATGGTCAAACCAACCGGGGAGAACTCGATCCAGAGAGATTAGCTAACCAAATTTTACAACGGTTAATTTGGGCTAGAGAAAATATCTCACCTCCCACTGGTCGCGTCCCGATTTTGTTCACTTCTAAAGCCGCCGATATGCTTTGGGGTACTGTGCAAGCCGCTTTGAATGGCAAGCGAGTTTTAGAAGCAGCTTCACCTTGGGCAGAACGTTTGGGTAAAAAAGTAGTTGCACCCAGTCTCACCATTTACCAAGATCCAGAAGCTGGCCCTTACAGTTGCCCTTTTGATGATGAAGGCACTCCGACTCAATCTCTGGTATTTATCCAAAACGGGACTTTACAGCATTTTTATGGCGATCGCACCACCGGCTCCCAACTGGGTACTAACACCACTGGAAATGGTTTTCGCCCTGGTTTAGGTAGCTATCCCACCCCTGGTTTATTTAATTTTCTCATCCAGCCAGGTTCGGCATCGCTACCAGATTTGATTCAACAACTAGATAATGGCTTGATTGTCGATCAAATGTTGGGTGGTGGCGGTAGTATTTCTGGAGATTTTTCGATCAACGTCGATTTAGGCTACCGCGTCCAAAATGGTCAAGTAATTGGGCGTGTTAAAGATACGATGGTTGCAGGTAATGTTTACACAGCCCTGAAGCAATTGGTTACACTAGGCAACGATGTTGATTGGAATGGTTCTTGTTATACTCCGTCTCTGATAGTAGAAGGGCTATCTACCACGGGAAGAAGCAATTAA
- a CDS encoding Tab2/Atab2 family RNA-binding protein has product MGSIWEIDFYSRPILDDNQKKVWEVLVCESPLDIGTKADSLFRYAEYCPSTQVNSGWLRTALQEAINQAGKAPIKIRFFRRQMNNMITKACQDLGIPAQPSRRTLVLNQWLEQRMEEVYPQEAGYQEGTNPSVRLEKPLPQRLPDALEGQQWVFVTLDAADFADMPEWEIGFGEAFPLELAKVSPEARIPGILIFSSRALPLAGWMSGLELAFLRFDASEEARLLLETGVTESWIVANIKKPQILAEAKGFEAAKQKANGVHFIGIQSDPKAQSFAGFWLLQEVNL; this is encoded by the coding sequence ATGGGCAGTATTTGGGAAATCGATTTTTACTCCCGTCCGATTTTGGACGATAATCAAAAAAAAGTTTGGGAAGTCTTAGTCTGCGAAAGCCCCTTGGATATCGGCACAAAAGCAGATTCTTTGTTTCGTTATGCTGAATATTGTCCCAGTACCCAGGTAAATTCGGGCTGGTTGCGGACAGCATTGCAGGAAGCTATTAACCAAGCTGGAAAAGCACCAATTAAAATCCGCTTTTTCCGCCGCCAAATGAACAATATGATTACTAAAGCCTGTCAAGATTTGGGCATTCCCGCCCAGCCTAGCCGCCGCACTTTAGTTCTCAACCAATGGTTAGAACAGCGGATGGAAGAAGTGTATCCTCAAGAGGCAGGGTATCAAGAGGGGACAAATCCCTCAGTCCGCTTGGAGAAACCTTTGCCGCAACGTTTACCAGATGCTTTGGAAGGACAGCAATGGGTATTTGTTACCTTAGATGCTGCGGATTTTGCTGATATGCCAGAGTGGGAAATTGGCTTTGGTGAAGCTTTCCCTTTAGAGTTGGCGAAAGTTTCACCTGAAGCCCGTATTCCTGGTATTTTGATTTTCTCATCAAGAGCGTTGCCCTTGGCTGGTTGGATGTCTGGTTTGGAGTTGGCTTTCTTAAGATTTGACGCTAGCGAAGAGGCGAGATTGCTTTTAGAAACTGGTGTGACTGAAAGCTGGATTGTGGCAAATATCAAAAAACCTCAAATTTTAGCAGAAGCTAAAGGTTTTGAAGCAGCCAAGCAAAAAGCTAATGGAGTACATTTTATCGGCATACAGTCCGATCCCAAAGCACAATCTTTTGCTGGTTTTTGGCTGTTGCAAGAGGTTAATCTCTGA
- a CDS encoding DUF6887 family protein yields the protein MTIPNYESLTEQELRDYVRRNPQDEDAFQHYLNIIRSRPSVLCATDEEFEAELQKRINSSPQQT from the coding sequence ATGACTATACCAAATTATGAATCATTGACAGAACAAGAATTACGCGATTACGTGCGACGAAATCCTCAAGATGAAGACGCATTCCAGCACTACTTGAATATTATTCGCTCTCGCCCCAGTGTACTTTGCGCCACCGATGAGGAGTTTGAAGCAGAATTGCAAAAGCGAATTAATTCTTCACCTCAACAAACTTAA
- a CDS encoding DUF6888 family protein, translating to MKLEPTPEQLKSLYQRSVRVTALLLPINLVRLDSRTNRIVMLIGDTIQIEILPNKEVLIE from the coding sequence GTGAAATTGGAACCAACACCAGAGCAGTTAAAATCGCTCTACCAAAGATCAGTAAGAGTTACCGCACTACTATTACCTATTAACTTAGTTCGCCTGGACTCTCGCACCAATCGAATAGTCATGCTAATTGGAGACACAATACAAATAGAGATACTTCCAAACAAAGAGGTACTAATCGAATGA
- a CDS encoding HAD-IA family hydrolase: protein MEQPKVIFLDAVGTLFDVKGSVGEVYSQIAQEFGVTVSTETLNTSFIQSFKAAPPPIFPDAELQDIPQREFDWWRIIALNTFERAGVLKEFSDFSAFFSELYIHFGTGEPWFVYPDVLPALINWRRLGVTLGVLSNFDSRIYSVLQSLGLREFFTSVTISTQVRAAKPDPQIFAIALDKHKCSPEAAWHIGDSIVEDYHAAKAAGLRGVWINRH, encoded by the coding sequence ATGGAACAACCGAAAGTTATTTTTTTAGATGCTGTGGGTACACTCTTCGATGTCAAAGGTAGTGTAGGCGAAGTTTATAGTCAGATAGCCCAAGAATTTGGTGTTACAGTTTCAACTGAAACATTAAATACAAGCTTCATCCAAAGTTTTAAAGCAGCGCCGCCGCCGATATTTCCAGATGCAGAACTGCAAGATATTCCCCAGCGCGAGTTTGATTGGTGGCGGATAATTGCTCTGAACACTTTTGAAAGGGCAGGTGTTCTCAAGGAATTTTCTGACTTTTCAGCTTTTTTTAGCGAACTTTACATTCACTTTGGTACTGGCGAACCCTGGTTTGTCTATCCCGATGTTTTACCAGCTTTAATCAACTGGCGGCGGTTGGGAGTTACCTTGGGGGTGCTGTCCAATTTTGATTCTCGGATTTACTCAGTATTGCAAAGTTTGGGATTGAGAGAGTTTTTCACCTCCGTCACCATTTCTACCCAGGTACGTGCAGCTAAACCCGATCCGCAAATTTTTGCTATTGCCTTAGATAAACATAAATGTTCCCCAGAGGCGGCATGGCATATTGGCGATAGCATTGTAGAAGACTATCATGCAGCTAAAGCAGCTGGACTCAGAGGCGTTTGGATCAACCGTCATTAG
- a CDS encoding NAD(P)/FAD-dependent oxidoreductase: protein MTEQTSRICILGGGFGGLYTALRLSQLPWESTQKPEIVLVDQSDRFLFSPLLYELLTGELQTWEIAPPFEEVLQGTGVRFCQGVVSGIDIDQQRVNIQEGPEIPYDRLVLALGGETPLDLVPGATDYAYTFRTISDAYRLEERLRFLEESDADKIRVAIVGAGYSGVELACKLADRLGERGRFRIVEIADQILRTSPEFNREAAKKALEARGVFLDLETKVESIEQNSISLEYKNQLDTIPVDLVIWTVGTRVAPVVKSLPLKLNQRGQITTTSNLQVVDHPEIFALGDLADCHDAEGQQVPATAQAAFQQADYTAWNIWATLTNRPLLPFHYQQLGEMMALGIDNATLTGLGIKLDGPLAYVARRVAYLYRLPTLEHQLKVGFNWLARPIIETLSR from the coding sequence ATGACTGAACAAACTTCTAGAATTTGTATCCTTGGCGGAGGCTTTGGTGGACTCTACACAGCCCTGCGGTTAAGCCAATTACCTTGGGAATCTACGCAAAAACCCGAAATTGTTCTGGTAGATCAAAGCGATCGCTTCCTATTCTCTCCTTTACTTTACGAATTACTCACTGGCGAACTGCAAACCTGGGAAATTGCCCCACCCTTTGAAGAAGTTTTACAAGGCACAGGAGTGCGTTTTTGTCAAGGTGTTGTGTCTGGAATTGACATCGACCAGCAACGGGTAAATATACAAGAAGGCCCGGAAATTCCTTATGACCGATTAGTGCTGGCGCTAGGAGGTGAGACACCGCTAGATTTAGTCCCTGGTGCAACAGACTACGCCTACACATTCCGCACAATCTCTGATGCCTATCGTTTAGAAGAACGGCTGCGATTTTTAGAAGAATCGGATGCTGATAAAATTCGGGTAGCGATCGTTGGGGCTGGCTACAGTGGTGTAGAGTTAGCCTGTAAGTTAGCCGACAGACTAGGCGAAAGAGGACGCTTTCGGATCGTTGAAATCGCCGACCAAATTTTGCGAACTTCCCCAGAGTTTAATCGGGAAGCAGCAAAGAAAGCTCTAGAAGCCCGTGGTGTATTTCTTGACTTAGAAACCAAAGTCGAATCAATAGAGCAAAATAGCATTTCCCTAGAGTACAAAAACCAGTTAGATACAATTCCCGTGGATTTGGTAATTTGGACTGTGGGAACTAGAGTTGCGCCCGTAGTCAAATCTCTTCCTCTCAAGCTAAATCAGCGTGGTCAAATCACCACTACATCCAATCTGCAAGTTGTTGATCATCCAGAAATCTTTGCCTTGGGAGATTTAGCAGACTGTCATGATGCTGAAGGACAACAAGTCCCCGCTACCGCACAAGCAGCTTTTCAACAAGCTGATTATACTGCTTGGAATATCTGGGCAACTCTAACTAATCGCCCCCTCCTTCCCTTCCACTACCAGCAATTAGGAGAAATGATGGCACTAGGAATAGACAACGCCACTCTCACTGGTTTGGGAATTAAACTAGATGGTCCCTTGGCATACGTCGCCCGCCGCGTTGCTTATTTATATAGGCTGCCAACTTTAGAGCATCAGCTGAAAGTTGGTTTTAATTGGCTAGCCCGTCCAATAATAGAAACACTTTCTCGATAA
- a CDS encoding glycoside hydrolase family 10 protein, with amino-acid sequence MTIQFWEKSRKINAALTNLLFKPVHIQVLLGLSKLHVASQETSPWLLKKRLLPLLCLISFFLVLLLNSFAPAVAQLPPQPRQEIRGVWLSGNDFSVFRNRSQVLAAMSQLRQLNFNTVYPIVWNDGYTQYPSAIMQKMGIPFFFKGIDGQDVIADIITQAHRQGLLAIPWFEFGFMVPLTSELASQHPDWLTQKGDGTQTSISAAGEVAWLNPFHPEVQNFIRELVMEVMTQYDADGVQFDDHTSLPGDFGYDKYTISLYTQETGNPPPPNPLAQAWIKWRADKITAFMVDLYQTVKARKPNAIFSVAPNYYNFAYKMQLQDWLNWVRLGIVDELVMQVYRNDVESFIAQITRPEILETQQIIPTGIGIMAGLRNRPVAISQIQSQVEAVQQRGLGIGFFYYESLWDIAPEPAAQRQSAFAALFPNSALRDISQNTPRQPTFNTISLPLYPKPSLGQRVRGYFLEVAIANGQPKRILLDTGSAGLRVPKEFLGNSQIRRTGQNIKEVLSDGTILEGELVYANVQFSLIPTAEPVPVQVVTSRQCTAQKPKCSANSGVPFSGIIGVNYFEKSLPYNPLRKLAGNLSNGFIVMGNGGSNNGSLILGLTAENQAGFKMASWSQQPEINGVPGKRWDSRLSKVCLTLAGSSAKNSCNSRAIADTGTINGLTEFKSASTAGKLKPGVLGSANAVKVGINGIFDYSLTPGTRDGFNRWNLSISPQAELPIFVNPGIALFDKYDVLFDQVNGKQGFRSRR; translated from the coding sequence ATGACAATTCAGTTTTGGGAAAAAAGTAGAAAAATTAATGCAGCTCTAACTAACTTACTATTTAAGCCTGTACACATACAAGTACTACTAGGTCTAAGCAAGCTACACGTAGCGAGTCAAGAGACATCGCCGTGGCTTTTGAAAAAGCGTCTGCTGCCATTATTATGTCTGATATCGTTCTTTCTGGTATTGTTACTCAACAGCTTTGCCCCTGCTGTTGCCCAACTACCTCCTCAACCTCGTCAGGAAATTCGGGGAGTGTGGCTAAGTGGTAACGATTTTAGCGTTTTTAGAAATCGTTCACAGGTGCTTGCAGCCATGAGCCAACTGCGGCAGTTAAATTTTAATACTGTTTATCCGATAGTCTGGAATGATGGTTATACACAATACCCCAGCGCCATCATGCAGAAAATGGGTATTCCCTTTTTCTTCAAGGGAATAGATGGACAAGATGTAATTGCAGACATTATTACTCAAGCCCATAGACAAGGGCTACTAGCAATACCCTGGTTTGAATTTGGTTTCATGGTTCCTCTAACTTCGGAACTCGCATCACAGCATCCAGATTGGCTAACACAAAAAGGGGATGGCACTCAAACTTCAATTAGTGCTGCGGGTGAAGTAGCGTGGTTGAATCCCTTTCACCCGGAAGTGCAAAACTTTATCCGCGAACTCGTCATGGAAGTTATGACTCAATACGATGCTGATGGCGTTCAATTTGACGACCATACGAGTTTACCTGGGGATTTTGGTTACGATAAGTACACGATTAGTCTATATACTCAAGAAACTGGCAATCCTCCTCCACCCAATCCCTTAGCCCAAGCATGGATAAAATGGCGGGCAGATAAAATTACTGCCTTCATGGTAGACCTTTACCAAACCGTGAAAGCCAGAAAACCGAATGCTATTTTTTCAGTTGCTCCTAATTACTATAATTTCGCCTATAAAATGCAACTGCAAGATTGGCTCAACTGGGTGCGGTTGGGTATTGTCGATGAGTTGGTGATGCAGGTGTACCGTAATGATGTGGAAAGTTTTATCGCTCAAATTACCCGCCCAGAAATTTTAGAAACCCAACAAATCATCCCAACTGGTATTGGTATTATGGCAGGGTTACGAAATCGCCCAGTTGCCATATCACAAATCCAATCTCAAGTAGAAGCAGTGCAACAACGGGGTTTAGGTATCGGCTTTTTCTACTACGAAAGCCTTTGGGATATTGCCCCTGAACCAGCAGCGCAACGCCAGTCTGCATTTGCGGCTCTTTTCCCAAATTCAGCGTTGCGCGATATCTCGCAAAATACACCCCGCCAGCCAACTTTTAACACCATATCCTTACCTTTATATCCAAAACCTTCCCTTGGGCAACGTGTTCGCGGCTATTTTTTAGAAGTTGCGATCGCAAATGGTCAACCAAAACGTATTTTATTAGATACAGGGTCGGCAGGGCTAAGAGTTCCCAAAGAGTTTTTAGGTAATTCTCAGATCCGAAGAACAGGTCAAAATATCAAGGAGGTATTAAGTGATGGTACTATCCTGGAAGGAGAATTAGTTTATGCTAATGTCCAGTTTAGTTTAATTCCCACCGCCGAACCTGTTCCCGTACAGGTTGTTACCAGTCGCCAATGTACTGCCCAAAAACCTAAATGTTCGGCAAATAGTGGTGTACCATTTTCTGGAATTATCGGTGTTAACTATTTTGAAAAATCACTTCCCTATAACCCGTTGCGAAAATTAGCAGGCAATCTGAGTAACGGATTTATTGTTATGGGAAATGGTGGTAGTAATAATGGCAGCCTAATTCTCGGCTTAACTGCTGAGAATCAAGCCGGTTTCAAAATGGCTTCTTGGAGTCAACAACCCGAAATTAATGGTGTACCCGGTAAAAGATGGGACTCTCGACTGAGCAAAGTTTGTTTAACTCTTGCTGGAAGTTCTGCGAAAAATTCGTGTAATAGTAGAGCGATCGCTGATACTGGAACTATTAATGGTTTGACTGAATTCAAGTCAGCTTCTACAGCAGGTAAACTCAAACCCGGAGTATTAGGGTCAGCAAATGCTGTAAAAGTTGGAATTAATGGCATTTTTGATTACAGTTTGACACCAGGAACGCGTGACGGATTTAATCGCTGGAATTTGAGTATCTCGCCACAAGCAGAACTGCCTATATTTGTAAATCCTGGAATCGCCTTGTTTGATAAATACGATGTACTCTTTGACCAAGTTAATGGTAAACAAGGTTTTCGCAGTCGGCGATGA
- a CDS encoding DUF3592 domain-containing protein: MNFKPHQNTFDDKLSASIGLAIGLLFIGGGFWVRNIIAHESATLNETRGTVVDSISRRGSSSTNNNDNEQKETYAPVIEFLANGKRTRFTGNYESYRSSNGQMVVIRYNPKQPIKTARVVNPLEGLVPWGMFGMGGLAVVL, encoded by the coding sequence ATGAATTTCAAACCTCACCAAAACACTTTTGACGACAAACTAAGCGCAAGTATTGGGCTGGCTATTGGATTGCTGTTCATTGGGGGCGGTTTTTGGGTACGTAACATAATCGCGCACGAAAGTGCAACGCTAAACGAAACACGCGGCACGGTGGTAGACAGCATCAGTCGTCGCGGGAGCAGCAGTACGAACAATAATGATAATGAGCAAAAAGAAACCTATGCGCCAGTTATCGAGTTTCTAGCCAACGGTAAACGCACTCGCTTTACAGGCAATTATGAGTCCTACCGCTCCAGCAACGGCCAGATGGTGGTGATACGTTACAATCCTAAACAACCGATAAAGACTGCGCGTGTGGTGAATCCGCTAGAAGGCTTAGTACCTTGGGGAATGTTTGGTATGGGTGGGTTAGCTGTGGTTTTATAG
- a CDS encoding Precorrin-3B methylase codes for MTKQDIPLTKDAPIKEVCRRIRVARSYWDAHNNAACRGERDRALALYNTLTKEEKDQIPQVLRVWLRYRSEKYFGAHRTPPKSARKSK; via the coding sequence ATGACCAAGCAAGACATTCCACTTACAAAAGACGCGCCCATTAAAGAAGTCTGTCGGCGGATTCGAGTAGCCCGCAGCTATTGGGATGCTCACAACAATGCTGCTTGTCGGGGCGAACGCGATCGCGCCTTAGCCCTTTACAACACCCTGACTAAGGAAGAAAAAGACCAGATTCCGCAAGTGTTGCGGGTGTGGTTGCGTTACCGCAGTGAGAAATATTTTGGCGCACACCGAACGCCGCCAAAGTCAGCACGAAAATCAAAATAG
- a CDS encoding glycosyltransferase, producing MHIGFLNPQGNFDSGNSHITKHPDFGGQLIYVKQAAIAIAQMGHKVDILTRQIIDPEWPEFAQAIDTYPGVDNVRIIRLPAGPKEFLSKELLWTHLVTDWVSNILKFYQQEGSLPDAMTAHYADGGLCGVLIEEKTGIPFTFTAHSLGAQKMDKLEVTPENLTEIDKQFYFRYRILAERLSMNRSAINITSTRQERFEQYSHQVYNSAVDVDNDNRFAVIPPGADFSIFGAKVRSENEEASYQFVQDKLARDIAEARRDLPVILASSRLELKKNILGLVQAFAMSPTLQERANLVLITGALDNPLREEASDEMTEEVLAPIREAVKENDLWGKISAFGLPHQSQESLAATYRFMVKRRSVFALTALYEPFGLAPLEAAVAGLPVVATKNGGPSESLRQGNQEYGVLVDPEDPADIARGLERLLCDTQEWEYFAQAGQQRVLKTYTWESTAENYLSLLEQILSSPETRPRAELLPIYPYFHNPESQTDVSLEELSELYFGTNQKLLSTPSL from the coding sequence ATGCACATTGGATTTCTCAACCCTCAAGGCAATTTTGATTCAGGCAATAGTCACATAACGAAACACCCAGATTTTGGGGGTCAGCTGATCTACGTTAAGCAAGCCGCCATAGCCATAGCTCAAATGGGTCATAAAGTTGATATTCTCACACGTCAAATTATTGACCCGGAGTGGCCAGAGTTTGCCCAAGCGATTGACACTTATCCAGGGGTCGATAACGTCCGCATTATCCGCTTACCAGCTGGGCCAAAAGAATTTCTCTCTAAAGAGTTGTTATGGACTCATCTGGTTACTGATTGGGTATCCAACATCTTGAAATTTTATCAACAGGAAGGTAGCTTACCCGATGCTATGACTGCTCACTACGCTGATGGAGGACTGTGTGGCGTTCTAATTGAAGAAAAGACAGGTATACCTTTTACCTTTACTGCTCATTCTCTCGGCGCTCAAAAGATGGACAAACTCGAAGTCACCCCAGAAAATCTTACAGAAATAGACAAGCAATTCTATTTCAGATACCGCATCTTAGCCGAACGCCTGAGCATGAATCGCTCGGCCATTAATATCACCAGTACACGACAAGAACGCTTTGAACAGTATTCTCATCAAGTCTATAATAGTGCAGTGGATGTAGACAACGACAACCGCTTTGCAGTGATTCCACCGGGAGCAGATTTCTCGATTTTCGGTGCAAAGGTGCGTTCCGAAAATGAGGAGGCTAGCTACCAATTCGTTCAGGATAAATTGGCACGGGACATTGCAGAAGCCCGCCGAGATTTGCCCGTCATCTTAGCATCCAGTCGATTAGAGCTTAAAAAAAACATATTGGGGCTAGTGCAAGCCTTCGCAATGAGTCCAACACTTCAGGAACGAGCTAACTTGGTGCTAATTACAGGGGCGCTGGACAATCCTTTACGAGAAGAGGCTAGCGACGAAATGACTGAAGAAGTGTTAGCCCCTATTCGGGAAGCGGTCAAAGAAAACGACTTGTGGGGCAAAATCAGTGCATTTGGCTTGCCACATCAGTCTCAAGAGTCACTGGCAGCAACCTATAGGTTTATGGTTAAACGCCGCTCAGTATTTGCGCTGACCGCACTCTACGAACCCTTTGGGCTTGCTCCCTTAGAAGCAGCAGTTGCAGGTTTACCAGTGGTAGCAACCAAGAACGGTGGCCCTAGCGAGAGCTTGCGACAGGGAAATCAGGAATATGGCGTACTCGTCGATCCAGAAGATCCTGCTGATATTGCACGGGGCTTGGAGCGGTTGCTATGTGATACTCAGGAGTGGGAATATTTTGCCCAAGCTGGTCAGCAACGGGTGTTGAAGACGTACACTTGGGAATCTACTGCTGAAAACTACCTGTCTTTGCTTGAGCAAATTCTGTCTTCACCGGAAACTCGCCCTCGCGCTGAACTCCTTCCTATCTACCCCTACTTCCATAATCCAGAATCGCAGACCGATGTTTCTTTGGAAGAATTGAGCGAACTCTACTTTGGAACCAACCAAAAGTTACTAAGTACACCTAGCCTTTAA
- a CDS encoding alpha/beta fold hydrolase: MGSPGVLARGTLAMFNFDETDTLATINVPVLVVCGASDIATKPVASDRIKAELPYFERVTLKPGGQMALMQQNQQIFC, from the coding sequence TTGGGTTCGCCTGGTGTTCTGGCTCGTGGTACACTGGCAATGTTCAACTTTGACGAAACAGACACACTTGCAACTATTAACGTTCCTGTGTTGGTTGTTTGCGGCGCTTCAGATATAGCGACAAAACCTGTGGCGAGCGATCGCATAAAAGCAGAATTACCTTACTTTGAAAGAGTCACCCTAAAACCAGGTGGACAGATGGCATTGATGCAACAAAACCAGCAGATTTTCTGCTAG
- a CDS encoding tyrosine-type recombinase/integrase has translation MKNDREGQAAVLTYADCSKIRTQIRSRKYKLLFDLAWYTGERWGALVQLRVADVYTDDRNVREYINFRARTRKAKPNSKRKAQPAKHKNRQVPVHPVLREILLGYKPESDSVWLFPNREEDKPITLRWADTILRTAVDKAGLSAKGISTHSTRRSFITNLANKGINLAMIKKITGHTDLKVLSAYIEVSEDDLKNAIATL, from the coding sequence ATGAAAAACGATAGAGAAGGTCAAGCGGCTGTCTTAACTTATGCGGATTGCTCAAAAATCCGCACACAGATTAGGAGCCGCAAATACAAGTTGCTTTTTGACTTAGCTTGGTACACAGGTGAGCGCTGGGGTGCTTTGGTTCAGCTGCGAGTAGCCGACGTTTACACTGACGATCGCAACGTACGTGAGTATATCAATTTTCGAGCCAGAACGCGCAAGGCCAAACCCAACAGTAAGCGCAAAGCACAACCAGCCAAACATAAAAATCGACAAGTACCAGTACATCCAGTTCTTAGGGAAATATTGCTTGGATACAAGCCAGAATCAGATTCTGTCTGGCTGTTTCCTAATCGTGAAGAAGACAAACCCATTACTCTGAGGTGGGCAGATACAATTTTACGGACTGCGGTTGACAAAGCTGGATTATCAGCTAAAGGAATCAGCACTCACAGTACCCGCCGGAGTTTTATTACGAATCTGGCGAACAAGGGTATTAACTTGGCGATGATTAAAAAAATTACTGGTCACACTGATTTGAAAGTACTTTCGGCATACATCGAGGTCAGTGAAGACGATCTCAAAAACGCGATCGCAACTCTATGA
- a CDS encoding DUF4102 domain-containing protein: MNQPTLFDLEAFTKSPLPTPVYDPAWDQLEKTAPQHLGPEIKWNPAHFGEVVRKVEDNGQISVFYDDSDEPPDPDDYLNLDDYEQAWREWELRVGAQVNFGTTGESRVGAQVSDVTQKVAPQHDTHWLEKYWVERSANKYWYYRYCWMVGRKKNRLYLGSVDSAIAKNKKADVEIAISDGQSPSEIEELIRSWRNQKQLHPGSALVHPSVG, from the coding sequence ATGAACCAACCCACACTTTTTGATTTAGAAGCTTTTACTAAGTCTCCACTCCCCACTCCCGTCTACGATCCGGCTTGGGATCAACTTGAAAAAACTGCGCCCCAACATCTCGGGCCAGAAATCAAGTGGAATCCTGCCCACTTCGGTGAAGTTGTCCGCAAGGTTGAGGACAACGGACAAATTTCTGTTTTCTACGATGACAGCGACGAGCCACCAGACCCAGACGACTATTTAAACCTGGATGATTATGAGCAAGCCTGGCGAGAGTGGGAATTACGTGTTGGGGCGCAAGTAAATTTCGGCACAACCGGAGAATCACGTGTTGGGGCGCAGGTATCAGACGTTACCCAAAAAGTTGCGCCCCAACACGATACCCACTGGTTAGAGAAGTACTGGGTAGAGCGGTCTGCTAATAAATATTGGTACTACCGCTATTGCTGGATGGTGGGCAGGAAGAAAAATCGGCTTTACCTGGGTAGTGTTGATAGTGCGATCGCAAAAAACAAAAAAGCAGATGTCGAGATTGCAATTAGTGACGGACAGTCACCGAGTGAGATTGAAGAGTTAATTCGCTCCTGGCGCAACCAAAAGCAACTGCATCCCGGAAGCGCCTTAGTTCATCCCAGCGTCGGCTAG